aggaaaggaaagaaaaggaaagaaaagaaaagaaaagaaaagaaaagaaaagaaaagaaaaggaaaggaaagaaaagaaagctccaGTGTGGTGATTTAGTATCTATGCTTCTCAGATCCTATGAGTTGCAGGAGAGGCTATGCAGACCTCCCCCGGGTGTCCAGCTTGTTGTCTTTAACCTGTACCAACATCCTGGGCATTTTTTCCACATTCAAACGATCAGAGAGTCAGTCAGCAAAAACAGGCAAGGACCCAGAGGAAATGTGGACCCCACGTGAAGGGTAAGGCATTGTCCCTGCCTGAAACAGAGATCCAAACCTCTTGTTCCAGGCACCTTGGGTCAACAGTGTGTCCACAGGAGcctgtgtgagtgggtgggtgagcactaGCAAACAAGCAGAAGCCTCTGCCCttgcttgttcttgttcttccccTTCTTCGATCTTCATCTCCCACCCTGACTACAGAGCTGCCCAGGGCTCATGAGGCCCTGAGAGGTGAGGAGCCTGTCACCATTGTGCCAGGGTTGATTCTCTTTGTCTGGAGCATCCGTGCCCCAGTTTGCTGTGGATCTGGGCTGGTGAATCACAATTGCATCAACAGGCAGATCAAGTTCAACTTCAGTATTCCTGAGGTTCTGCCCAGCTCTCTGGTGGTTCTGTTCCTGAGGCACGAGTTTGGTATTCCCATGTTTCTGCCCAGCTTTCTCGTGGTTCACTTCCTGAGGCACTTTCCCCTCCCCTAAGGaggtttctttctttgctctcttctccctGTTTTCGCATGCCTCTCCGGCATCATCTGTGCAATGGCATTGCTTCTTACGCTTTTTTCTCCGGGATTTCTTCAGCTGGTATTTAGGGTCAAGAACCTCATGTACTCTGCCCTCTGGCATGTCAATACTGACCTGTTTGAGGTCGGTCTGCTGCACATAGAAGAGCACATAGGCATTCTCATTCAGGACAGAAGTCACATCACACCTGGTGACCTTAGTATCATCCATCTTGTACCACTTCCCATGACCAGCTTTGACACAACAGAAGTAATGTCCACTGTTAGAAGTCGCACCATCATGGACCAGGACGGCATAGAGGGCATAAGGCAAAGGTCCTCCAGTAGGCTCAGACAGGTATGGCTTCAGGTCAAGGAACTCCGGGTAGCTTACTTTTCTGTCTAACTTGTTACCCGTGAAGGCTGAGAAGCGCTTTAACACTAGCAGGAGTACCTTTGGAGCAATATGAACATGCAGGGTCTTAGAAGCTGGCATCTTCTGTCTACACCTACCACAGTAGTAGGCATTCTCTCCAAGTAGCTCTTCTGACTTCCCTGTATCCCACAAGGCTTGATTTACACTCTGAGCTGAGCTGATATCCAGGGGGACATCCAGGAAGGGATCGAAGGTATGTGAGGTGCCCTGGCAATGGAGACACTTGATCTGAGACCTCCACCAGCCTCCAAATATGTCATGAATGGGTGACGTATCCTGAGGGGTGGGATCTGATTGTCTGTGCACTTGAAGGCAGGATTCATGCATTGTTTCCAAGGTGAACATGAGAAACTCATGGGCATCTTCCTGCTGGTGCTTGTGGAAGGCAGAGGTCAAAATCTGGGAGGGCTTCATGACATCCCCCGAGTGAGAGTGCAGGAGACTCTGGGTCACATGGGCTTCCATAGCACACATCTTACAGCCTTCTGGGGAACAACAGGTTTGACTGTGCTCCTGGGACAGCATGTAGTCAGctagaggtggtgtgtgtgtcaaGCACTGCAGGGCTGCGTTCAGGTAGCAGCTGTTGCCTGTGTTCTGGAGCCCGCATCCTGGTCCTTGGGGACTCTCCCAACTCAGACTGTGCTTTCCATTGGTAGTTAGCTCCTCCACCACCTGAGCTTCATCCTGATGCAGCTCTGGGGCATCAGGAGATGATAGTGCTGGATCTGCTATGGGATAAGAACAGAAAGAGACTTTAGGGTATGCCAGTGGCCAAATCCTTTACCTTCAGACTCCATTCTAGAAAACCTGACCTAACTTTCACATCAGGGATAACTAACAGGACAGTGTCTAGAATTACTTTCCAAGTTAACTGCCCCCTAAACTCCCAATTAAAATACAACCCATCCAAAACCAAACATGAACATAAAGCCAGTCTCTAGGTTCCAACCCCAACAAGAGCAGTGTCTCCACGTTTATACTCAAACAGATATGACACCC
This Mus musculus strain C57BL/6J chromosome 7, GRCm38.p6 C57BL/6J DNA region includes the following protein-coding sequences:
- the Usp17le gene encoding ubiquitin carboxyl-terminal hydrolase 17-like protein E isoform X1 translates to MVFARSFPEETGGENLPSAPLEDSSKFFEEVFGDMVVALSFPEADPALSSPDAPELHQDEAQVVEELTTNGKHSLSWESPQGPGCGLQNTGNSCYLNAALQCLTHTPPLADYMLSQEHSQTCCSPEGCKMCAMEAHVTQSLLHSHSGDVMKPSQILTSAFHKHQQEDAHEFLMFTLETMHESCLQVHRQSDPTPQDTSPIHDIFGGWWRSQIKCLHCQGTSHTFDPFLDVPLDISSAQSVNQALWDTGKSEELLGENAYYCGRCRQKMPASKTLHVHIAPKVLLLVLKRFSAFTGNKLDRKVSYPEFLDLKPYLSEPTGGPLPYALYAVLVHDGATSNSGHYFCCVKAGHGKWYKMDDTKVTRCDVTSVLNENAYVLFYVQQTDLKQVSIDMPEGRVHEVLDPKYQLKKSRRKKRKKQCHCTDDAGEACENREKRAKKETSLGEGKVPQEVNHEKAGQKHGNTKLVPQEQNHQRAGQNLRNTEVELDLPVDAIVIHQPRSTANWGTDAPDKENQPWHNGDRLLTSQGLMSPGQLCSQGGR
- the Usp17le gene encoding ubiquitin carboxyl-terminal hydrolase 17-like protein E, translated to MVVSLSFPEETGGENLPSAPLEDSSKFFEEVFGDMVVALSFPEADPALSSPDAPELHQDEAQVVEELTTNGKHSLSWESPQGPGCGLQNTGNSCYLNAALQCLTHTPPLADYMLSQEHSQTCCSPEGCKMCAMEAHVTQSLLHSHSGDVMKPSQILTSAFHKHQQEDAHEFLMFTLETMHESCLQVHRQSDPTPQDTSPIHDIFGGWWRSQIKCLHCQGTSHTFDPFLDVPLDISSAQSVNQALWDTGKSEELLGENAYYCGRCRQKMPASKTLHVHIAPKVLLLVLKRFSAFTGNKLDRKVSYPEFLDLKPYLSEPTGGPLPYALYAVLVHDGATSNSGHYFCCVKAGHGKWYKMDDTKVTRCDVTSVLNENAYVLFYVQQTDLKQVSIDMPEGRVHEVLDPKYQLKKSRRKKRKKQCHCTDDAGEACENREKRAKKETSLGEGKVPQEVNHEKAGQKHGNTKLVPQEQNHQRAGQNLRNTEVELDLPVDAIVIHQPRSTANWGTDAPDKENQPWHNGDRLLTSQGLMSPGQLCSQGGR
- the Usp17le gene encoding ubiquitin carboxyl-terminal hydrolase 17-like protein E isoform X2, whose product is MVVSLSFPEADPALSSPDAPELHQDEAQVVEELTTNGKHSLSWESPQGPGCGLQNTGNSCYLNAALQCLTHTPPLADYMLSQEHSQTCCSPEGCKMCAMEAHVTQSLLHSHSGDVMKPSQILTSAFHKHQQEDAHEFLMFTLETMHESCLQVHRQSDPTPQDTSPIHDIFGGWWRSQIKCLHCQGTSHTFDPFLDVPLDISSAQSVNQALWDTGKSEELLGENAYYCGRCRQKMPASKTLHVHIAPKVLLLVLKRFSAFTGNKLDRKVSYPEFLDLKPYLSEPTGGPLPYALYAVLVHDGATSNSGHYFCCVKAGHGKWYKMDDTKVTRCDVTSVLNENAYVLFYVQQTDLKQVSIDMPEGRVHEVLDPKYQLKKSRRKKRKKQCHCTDDAGEACENREKRAKKETSLGEGKVPQEVNHEKAGQKHGNTKLVPQEQNHQRAGQNLRNTEVELDLPVDAIVIHQPRSTANWGTDAPDKENQPWHNGDRLLTSQGLMSPGQLCSQGGR